The Bos indicus x Bos taurus breed Angus x Brahman F1 hybrid chromosome 25, Bos_hybrid_MaternalHap_v2.0, whole genome shotgun sequence genome has a window encoding:
- the HS3ST6 gene encoding heparan sulfate glucosamine 3-O-sulfotransferase 6 has protein sequence MAGSGGLAGGAGGSQGTAGGPGTALRASRAPLLFAALVLGAYCLCALPGRCPPAGRVPAPAPARAEPPRASRSPREPGLPVASGSGRRRFPQALIVGVKKGGTRALLEFLRLHPDIRALGSEPHFFDRCYERGLAWYRSLMPRTLDGQITLEKTPSYFVTREAPRRIHSMSPATKLIVVVRNPVTRAISDYAQTLSKTPGLPSFGALAFRRGLGPVDTAWSAVRIGLYAQHLDNWLRYFPLSRFLFVSGERLVSDPAGELGRVQDFLGLKRVVTDKHFYFNATKGFPCLKKAQGSGRPRCLGKSKGRPHPRVPESVVQRLQAFYRPFNRKFYQMTGQDFGWD, from the exons ATGGCAGGTAGCGGCGGCCTGGCCGGCGGGGCCGGGGGCAGCCAGGGCACCGCGGGAGGGCCCGGGACCGCGCTTCGGGCGTCCCGTGCGCCTTTGCTGTTCGCCGCGCTGGTTCTCGGCGCCTACTGCCTCTGCGCCCTCCCTGGACGCTGCCCGCCGGCCGGCCGAGTCCCCGCGCCGGCCCCTGCGCGCGCCGAGCCGCCCCGAGCATCCCGCAGCCCCAGGGAGCCCGGTCTGCCCGTGGCCAGTGGCTCGGGCCGGCGGCGCTTCCCGCAAGCCCTCATCGTGGGCGTGAAGAAGGGCGGCACGCGCGCCCTGCTGGAGTTCCTGCGGCTGCACCCCGACATCCGCGCGCTCGGCTCGGAGCCCCACTTCTTCGACAGGTGCTACGAGCGCGGCCTCGCCTGGTACCG GAGCCTGATGCCCCGCACCCTGGACGGGCAGATCACCCTGGAGAAGACCCCCAGCTACTTCGTGACACGGGAGGCCCCACGCCGCATCCACAGCATGTCCCCGGCCACAAAGCTGATCGTGGTCGTGCGGAACCCCGTGACCCGGGCCATCTCCGACTACGCGCAGACCCTCTCCAAGACCCCGGGCCTGCCCAGCTTTGGCGCCCTGGCCTTCCGCCGTGGCCTGGGCCCCGTGGACACGGCCTGGAGCGCCGTGCGCATCGGCCTGTACGCGCAGCACCTGGACAACTGGCTGCGCTACTTCCCGCTGTCCCGCTTCCTCTTCGTCAGCGGCGAGCGCCTGGTCAGCGACCCCGCCGGAGAGCTGGGCCGTGTGCAGGACTTCCTGGGCCTCAAGCGGGTCGTCACGGACAAGCACTTCTACTTCAATGCCACCAAGGGCTTCCCCTGCCTTAAGAAGGCGCAGGGCAGCGGCCGGCCTCGCTGCCTGGGCAAGTCCAAGGGCCGGCCCCACCCACGCGTGCCCGAGTCCGTGGTCCAGCGCCTGCAGGCCTTCTACCGGCCCTTCAACCGCAAGTTCTACCAGATGACCGGCCAGGACTTCGGCTGGGACTGA